A portion of the Rhinolophus sinicus isolate RSC01 linkage group LG03, ASM3656204v1, whole genome shotgun sequence genome contains these proteins:
- the ZFYVE19 gene encoding abscission/NoCut checkpoint regulator isoform X1, with product MESRCYGCAVKFTLFKKENGCKNCGRAFCSSCLSFSAAVPRAGNTQQKVCKRCYEVLTRGSSPANTSKWSPPQNYKKRMAALEAKQKPGTPRSQGLSYQDQVIAERLARLRQENKPKSVPSQAEIEARLAALRDEPQGPIPSTQEMEARLAALQGRGPPSWTPQPQAYQTPDTRTQAQQAQDLLTQLTAEVAIDESQEQRGPAASIQSDLNQAGPGGQSANSKGQTTSSPEEKSRLLAEAAVKLQEENTTQEKILALTKRLAILQGQDPDRVTLQDCHIPESDDDEETAIQRVLQQLTEEAALDEASGFTIPAAPTLQPQAQSCRAESEAQALAPKPDAEEELPWCCICNEDATLRCAGCDGDLYCVRCFREGHDAFELKEHQTSAYHPQHAGREY from the exons ATGGAGAGTAGGTGCTACGGCTGCGCTGTCAAGTTCACCCTCTTCAAGAAGGAG AATGGCTGTAAGAACTGTGGCCGGGCCTTCTGTTCCAGCTGCCTTAGCTTCAGTGCAGCAGTGCCCCGGGCTGGAAACACCCAACAGAAAGTCTGCAAGAGGTGCTATGAGGTTCTGACCAG AGGATCTTCTCCTGCTAATACCTCCAAATGGTCACCACCTCAGAACTATAAGAA GCGTATGGCAGCCTTGGAAGCCAAACAGAAGCCCGGCACTCCACGGAGCCAGGGACTGAGCTACCAAGACCAGGTCATTGCTGAGCGCCTAGCACGGCTCCGCCAGGAGAACAAGCCCA AGTCGGTGCCCTCACAGGCAGAAATAGAAGCCAGGCTAGCCGCTCTAAGGGATGAACCCCAAGGTCCCATCCCTTCCACCCAGGAGATGGAGGCACGGCTAGCCGCACTGCAGGGCAGAGGTCCGCCTTCTTGGACCCCCCAGCCG CAGGCGTATCAGACGCCAGACACAAGGACCCAGGCCCAGCAAGCGCAGGACCTGCTGACACAGCTGACAGCGGAAGTGGCTATTGATGAGAGCCAGGAACAAAGAGGCCCAG CTGCCTCTATCCAAAGTGACCTGAACCAGGCTGGCCCAGGCGGCCAGAGTGCTAATTCCAAAGGGCAAACTACCTCATCCCCGGAGGAGAAGAGCAGGCTGCTGGCTGAGGCAGCAGTCAAGCTGCAGGAGGAGAACACGACACAGGAGAAAATCCTGGCCCTCACCAAGCGCCTGGCCATTTTGCAGGGACAGGACCCCGACAGAG TGACCCTCCAAGACTGTCACATCCCAGAGAGTGATGACGATGAGGAGACAGCCATCCAAAGAGTCTTGCAGCAG CTCACTGAAGAAGCTGCCCTGGATGAGGCCAGTGGCTTTACCATCCCTGCGGCGCCAACTCTCCAACCCCAGGCCCAATCCTGCAGGGCAGAGTCTGAG gcccaggccctggccccCAAGCCTGACGCTGAGGAAGAACTCCCCTGGTGCTGCATCTGCAATGAGGACGCCACCCTGCGCTGTGCGGGCTGTGATGGAGACCTCTACTGTGTCCGCTGCTTCCG GGAAGGCCATGATGCTTTTGAACTTAAAGAGCACCAGACATCTGCTTACCACCCCCAACATGCAGGCCGAGAGTACTAA
- the ZFYVE19 gene encoding abscission/NoCut checkpoint regulator isoform X3 produces the protein MNGEQNGCKNCGRAFCSSCLSFSAAVPRAGNTQQKVCKRCYEVLTRGSSPANTSKWSPPQNYKKRMAALEAKQKPGTPRSQGLSYQDQVIAERLARLRQENKPKSVPSQAEIEARLAALRDEPQGPIPSTQEMEARLAALQGRGPPSWTPQPQAYQTPDTRTQAQQAQDLLTQLTAEVAIDESQEQRGPAASIQSDLNQAGPGGQSANSKGQTTSSPEEKSRLLAEAAVKLQEENTTQEKILALTKRLAILQGQDPDRVTLQDCHIPESDDDEETAIQRVLQQLTEEAALDEASGFTIPAAPTLQPQAQSCRAESEAQALAPKPDAEEELPWCCICNEDATLRCAGCDGDLYCVRCFREGHDAFELKEHQTSAYHPQHAGREY, from the exons ATGAATGGAGAGCAG AATGGCTGTAAGAACTGTGGCCGGGCCTTCTGTTCCAGCTGCCTTAGCTTCAGTGCAGCAGTGCCCCGGGCTGGAAACACCCAACAGAAAGTCTGCAAGAGGTGCTATGAGGTTCTGACCAG AGGATCTTCTCCTGCTAATACCTCCAAATGGTCACCACCTCAGAACTATAAGAA GCGTATGGCAGCCTTGGAAGCCAAACAGAAGCCCGGCACTCCACGGAGCCAGGGACTGAGCTACCAAGACCAGGTCATTGCTGAGCGCCTAGCACGGCTCCGCCAGGAGAACAAGCCCA AGTCGGTGCCCTCACAGGCAGAAATAGAAGCCAGGCTAGCCGCTCTAAGGGATGAACCCCAAGGTCCCATCCCTTCCACCCAGGAGATGGAGGCACGGCTAGCCGCACTGCAGGGCAGAGGTCCGCCTTCTTGGACCCCCCAGCCG CAGGCGTATCAGACGCCAGACACAAGGACCCAGGCCCAGCAAGCGCAGGACCTGCTGACACAGCTGACAGCGGAAGTGGCTATTGATGAGAGCCAGGAACAAAGAGGCCCAG CTGCCTCTATCCAAAGTGACCTGAACCAGGCTGGCCCAGGCGGCCAGAGTGCTAATTCCAAAGGGCAAACTACCTCATCCCCGGAGGAGAAGAGCAGGCTGCTGGCTGAGGCAGCAGTCAAGCTGCAGGAGGAGAACACGACACAGGAGAAAATCCTGGCCCTCACCAAGCGCCTGGCCATTTTGCAGGGACAGGACCCCGACAGAG TGACCCTCCAAGACTGTCACATCCCAGAGAGTGATGACGATGAGGAGACAGCCATCCAAAGAGTCTTGCAGCAG CTCACTGAAGAAGCTGCCCTGGATGAGGCCAGTGGCTTTACCATCCCTGCGGCGCCAACTCTCCAACCCCAGGCCCAATCCTGCAGGGCAGAGTCTGAG gcccaggccctggccccCAAGCCTGACGCTGAGGAAGAACTCCCCTGGTGCTGCATCTGCAATGAGGACGCCACCCTGCGCTGTGCGGGCTGTGATGGAGACCTCTACTGTGTCCGCTGCTTCCG GGAAGGCCATGATGCTTTTGAACTTAAAGAGCACCAGACATCTGCTTACCACCCCCAACATGCAGGCCGAGAGTACTAA
- the ZFYVE19 gene encoding abscission/NoCut checkpoint regulator isoform X2 yields the protein MESRCYGCAVKFTLFKKENGCKNCGRAFCSSCLSFSAAVPRAGNTQQKVCKRCYEVLTRGSSPANTSKWSPPQNYKKRMAALEAKQKPGTPRSQGLSYQDQVIAERLARLRQENKPKSVPSQAEIEARLAALRDEPQGPIPSTQEMEARLAALQGRGPPSWTPQPAYQTPDTRTQAQQAQDLLTQLTAEVAIDESQEQRGPAASIQSDLNQAGPGGQSANSKGQTTSSPEEKSRLLAEAAVKLQEENTTQEKILALTKRLAILQGQDPDRVTLQDCHIPESDDDEETAIQRVLQQLTEEAALDEASGFTIPAAPTLQPQAQSCRAESEAQALAPKPDAEEELPWCCICNEDATLRCAGCDGDLYCVRCFREGHDAFELKEHQTSAYHPQHAGREY from the exons ATGGAGAGTAGGTGCTACGGCTGCGCTGTCAAGTTCACCCTCTTCAAGAAGGAG AATGGCTGTAAGAACTGTGGCCGGGCCTTCTGTTCCAGCTGCCTTAGCTTCAGTGCAGCAGTGCCCCGGGCTGGAAACACCCAACAGAAAGTCTGCAAGAGGTGCTATGAGGTTCTGACCAG AGGATCTTCTCCTGCTAATACCTCCAAATGGTCACCACCTCAGAACTATAAGAA GCGTATGGCAGCCTTGGAAGCCAAACAGAAGCCCGGCACTCCACGGAGCCAGGGACTGAGCTACCAAGACCAGGTCATTGCTGAGCGCCTAGCACGGCTCCGCCAGGAGAACAAGCCCA AGTCGGTGCCCTCACAGGCAGAAATAGAAGCCAGGCTAGCCGCTCTAAGGGATGAACCCCAAGGTCCCATCCCTTCCACCCAGGAGATGGAGGCACGGCTAGCCGCACTGCAGGGCAGAGGTCCGCCTTCTTGGACCCCCCAGCCG GCGTATCAGACGCCAGACACAAGGACCCAGGCCCAGCAAGCGCAGGACCTGCTGACACAGCTGACAGCGGAAGTGGCTATTGATGAGAGCCAGGAACAAAGAGGCCCAG CTGCCTCTATCCAAAGTGACCTGAACCAGGCTGGCCCAGGCGGCCAGAGTGCTAATTCCAAAGGGCAAACTACCTCATCCCCGGAGGAGAAGAGCAGGCTGCTGGCTGAGGCAGCAGTCAAGCTGCAGGAGGAGAACACGACACAGGAGAAAATCCTGGCCCTCACCAAGCGCCTGGCCATTTTGCAGGGACAGGACCCCGACAGAG TGACCCTCCAAGACTGTCACATCCCAGAGAGTGATGACGATGAGGAGACAGCCATCCAAAGAGTCTTGCAGCAG CTCACTGAAGAAGCTGCCCTGGATGAGGCCAGTGGCTTTACCATCCCTGCGGCGCCAACTCTCCAACCCCAGGCCCAATCCTGCAGGGCAGAGTCTGAG gcccaggccctggccccCAAGCCTGACGCTGAGGAAGAACTCCCCTGGTGCTGCATCTGCAATGAGGACGCCACCCTGCGCTGTGCGGGCTGTGATGGAGACCTCTACTGTGTCCGCTGCTTCCG GGAAGGCCATGATGCTTTTGAACTTAAAGAGCACCAGACATCTGCTTACCACCCCCAACATGCAGGCCGAGAGTACTAA
- the ZFYVE19 gene encoding abscission/NoCut checkpoint regulator isoform X4, producing MAALEAKQKPGTPRSQGLSYQDQVIAERLARLRQENKPKSVPSQAEIEARLAALRDEPQGPIPSTQEMEARLAALQGRGPPSWTPQPAYQTPDTRTQAQQAQDLLTQLTAEVAIDESQEQRGPAASIQSDLNQAGPGGQSANSKGQTTSSPEEKSRLLAEAAVKLQEENTTQEKILALTKRLAILQGQDPDRVTLQDCHIPESDDDEETAIQRVLQQLTEEAALDEASGFTIPAAPTLQPQAQSCRAESEAQALAPKPDAEEELPWCCICNEDATLRCAGCDGDLYCVRCFREGHDAFELKEHQTSAYHPQHAGREY from the exons ATGGCAGCCTTGGAAGCCAAACAGAAGCCCGGCACTCCACGGAGCCAGGGACTGAGCTACCAAGACCAGGTCATTGCTGAGCGCCTAGCACGGCTCCGCCAGGAGAACAAGCCCA AGTCGGTGCCCTCACAGGCAGAAATAGAAGCCAGGCTAGCCGCTCTAAGGGATGAACCCCAAGGTCCCATCCCTTCCACCCAGGAGATGGAGGCACGGCTAGCCGCACTGCAGGGCAGAGGTCCGCCTTCTTGGACCCCCCAGCCG GCGTATCAGACGCCAGACACAAGGACCCAGGCCCAGCAAGCGCAGGACCTGCTGACACAGCTGACAGCGGAAGTGGCTATTGATGAGAGCCAGGAACAAAGAGGCCCAG CTGCCTCTATCCAAAGTGACCTGAACCAGGCTGGCCCAGGCGGCCAGAGTGCTAATTCCAAAGGGCAAACTACCTCATCCCCGGAGGAGAAGAGCAGGCTGCTGGCTGAGGCAGCAGTCAAGCTGCAGGAGGAGAACACGACACAGGAGAAAATCCTGGCCCTCACCAAGCGCCTGGCCATTTTGCAGGGACAGGACCCCGACAGAG TGACCCTCCAAGACTGTCACATCCCAGAGAGTGATGACGATGAGGAGACAGCCATCCAAAGAGTCTTGCAGCAG CTCACTGAAGAAGCTGCCCTGGATGAGGCCAGTGGCTTTACCATCCCTGCGGCGCCAACTCTCCAACCCCAGGCCCAATCCTGCAGGGCAGAGTCTGAG gcccaggccctggccccCAAGCCTGACGCTGAGGAAGAACTCCCCTGGTGCTGCATCTGCAATGAGGACGCCACCCTGCGCTGTGCGGGCTGTGATGGAGACCTCTACTGTGTCCGCTGCTTCCG GGAAGGCCATGATGCTTTTGAACTTAAAGAGCACCAGACATCTGCTTACCACCCCCAACATGCAGGCCGAGAGTACTAA